One Coffea eugenioides isolate CCC68of chromosome 2, Ceug_1.0, whole genome shotgun sequence genomic window, GCTCTTGATAACCCTCCACCGTCTTCCATCATGTTGATCTCAGGAGATGTTGACTTTGCTCCTGCACTTCACATTCTTGGGCAACGTGGCTACACAGTGATTCTTGTCATTCCTTCTGGGGTAGGTGTTTCGTCTGCTCTATCTAATGCAGGTAGCTTTGTTTGGGACTGGCCTAGTGTTGCTCGAGGGGAAGGGTTTTTGCCTTCTGCTAAGACTTTTACTCCTCCTCGTGGGAATCCCGCAGATGTTGCTGCATTTCTGGTGGGATGTCATAGAAATGACAATGCAGATTGTCAAAATGAAGAAGAAGCTATAGTATATAGAGGAATTTCACAAAGGTTTTATAATACTTGGGATTTCTCAATGGTATCACAGTCTTTAGGTGAATATAACAGTAATTCAATTTCCATTCCTGGTTTTCCCACAACATTGAGGTCACACAGTCTGCCATCTGGTTTCAATGAAGTTTTGGCTGGAAATCTTGCTCCTTGTAACCAAAATGACTTGGTTTGGGTACAGCCTGGAGATTTAAATGGTTTAAAGGGACAGTTGGTGAAGTTGCTTCAATTGTCTGGAGGCTGTTTACCTCTTCCTCGTGTTCCTGCAGAATACCAAAAGATTTATGGAAGGCCTCTTTATGTTTCACAGTATGGGTCGTGCAAGCTTGTGAATCTTCTCAAGAAAATGGCTGATACACTTGTTATTGAGGGGAAAGGGCAAAAGAAACTTGTCTGTCTCCGTAACTCAAGAGGTGGACAATGTGCACCTCCGGTGGTTTTGGcaaagaaggaaagaaacgGAAAAGGTGCTCAGGAGGATAATGCTGATGTAGTAGCTGTAGCTGGATCTTCAGATGAGTGTTCAGAAGAGGAAAGGGTTGTCATAGAACAAGATGAAAGGACAGGAGATAAGTGCAGTTCAGGAATGGCAGCTCATTCTCAAATGAATAATCAAAGCCTTGAAAAATTCAAATATGAGCTTCAAGAAATTCTTGTGAGCTATTCTTGTAGGGTTTTCCTGGGTTGTTTTGAGGCAATATATGAGCAAAGATACAAGAGACAACTGGAATATCAGAACTTTGGTGTGAGTGAGCTGGGGGAGCTTCTAGAGAAGGTGAAAGATGTAGTTGTGCTGCAAGAGGAACCAGTAAGCAAAAGAAAGTTTCTGGTTGCTATTGGTGGCTAAAATGGTTCTGCCTTCCTGCAGTTGATGTTTTGCTGTCATTTATTTAACTATAATTCACGCCTAAGGTGGTATGCATTTGgcaatatctttttttttttccattcttACTGCGCTGCATAAAATAGAAAGAGGGAGGAAGCGGTGTTATTTTCTAATGGACTTGGCATTCATAGAATATTCCAAATTGTTTGATGTGATTCTCAGGCCTGAGATCGATTAGTTTAAAAACTTCACATTTTCCTGTATCAACTAAATATGCAACTCTTAATTTTGATTttcattcccttttttttttggtggggggggggggtgtagACATTTTGTACACTTCACAGCGTGCACAACTAAGAaatagaaaattattattttattcactTTGTTCATAAAGCCTGGAACTCTAAGTTGGACCATTGTTGTCTTTGAtaaattttgcttcttcttgtAAAAGCTAGTGCCCTATACTATCTGTTCTAAATCTATTTAGTTAGTTGAGCTTTTGGATTTTGAGTTTTTAAATGTTCATTTCTTAGAAATTTGTTGATGTACCAGTTTTATTCCTTCAAAACTTTGAACTAAAGTTACCTCCATCTTCTGAATGTGATCAATGAATTACTGGGTCACAATGATATTTTGGTTCCTGTAAGTGTCATTGATTTTCCTCCGTTTGCTTGCTTAAATCATTGGATTGTGTGTTTGAATTCCTAATCAAAGCACTCTGCTTTCAGATAATGTTGCTTTTGAAGAGGTCCTGTTCCTGGAGATAGCTCCAGTAAGCAAATGTTTGAGATGCAACTGCTTTCCCGTTGACGTTGTTGATAATTCCACAATCAAAATTCTGTTGCAATGGTTAAAATCCAATGAAGATTTGCATTCTTTCATCTTAATAGTCCAATCTGAGTGTAGGAAAAGGAAGAAGCCAGTAACTTATCCTTGCAGGTTGTGTTGAAAAGGACACTCTTTTAAGTGAACCTTCAGCATTCATGTCAGATAAGTAAAAGATGCAAGGATTTTTGTCTAGATCTCTATCTGTTTCTCTTCAGCCAAATATTGGAGAAGTGCTAGAACGGCTATAAAGTCTGGTTAAGTGGTGCAGCTCTCAGAATCAGTCTCCAATTTTGAGTTTCCACTTCTAGGTCTGTCCCGGTGGGGCCAGTATACAGGGAGGTGCTGGATAGAGATCTGAGGCTGATAGTTTTGGCTTTGAAACAATGGCTACAACGAACTTTTTCCTTTCCAGCTGTATACCAGGTGAACTGCCACATGCACTTGGAAATCTTATAATCTGGTTCATGTCTAGGCCATGTATACTGGAGAACAGCCAGTCATCTGTCATCAGGATATGCAGTTGCTGCATATTTTGTAGCATTATGTGCTTTTGCTGATCATGTGGAGATATATGTGTACTGGTTTTGCCAAGAATGTGTCGTTTCTTGAGTATCCACTGATATACCGGTACATGCTGGCCCTTGAGAAGTTAGTTGAGGCAGTTTCAGTGAGCATTGAGTGGAGCAGTTCGTAGTGCTTTGGTTATTCTTCATTAAGCCCCCTCCTTCAGCCTTTGTTCCTTTTTGCATCTGCCTGCCTTTTCCCATGTTTGGTGTGTTGGCTGGTTGTATTatggttttttctttgtttattcaTCAATGAAGCCTGGATCATGAATAAGTGATTGGTCACATGCATAATTATACATTTTTATTAGTTGCTGTAGATAGATGTGATCGTCTCACTTGTCCTGTTCAATTCTGGATGAAGCATGGACTCTTTGCTGAACATCCTGTTTTATTCTATCGGATTTTTGGAGCTTTATCAAAATGGCAGTCTGTAATCTTTGCTCTTTGATCTAATTCTTCTGTTGGTTACAATAGCTCAAGGTGCAAAAGCAGATACTATAGTTCTCCTTACAACATGTGTTGCTTTGTCCTCATAGCAGGCTAAGTAGCCATAGTTAACAATGTAATAGCTAGTTGGGTAAAGTCCCAAATCGATCTCTACGGTCAAGTTGAACGTTGACGTGCTGTATTTTCGTGGGAAATGGATTGTTGTTTGCACAGAGGCCTTTATGCCTGACGGGGCTTCAACTGTTGCATGACATGTGCATTTTGCATCGACCACATTAGTCGACACCCTCTTGAAGGTGTAACTGGTAGTATTTGTATTGTTTAATATGACAATGAAAGAAGGGTATTGAGATCACATTGGATCTTCTTGTGATGGTCCGGAGCTGTTTTGTCGTGGAATTCAGTGCGCACACGCAGTTGATGTAGTCTTGAACCCCTATATCATATACAAGGCCAGGATCCATGGCCTTGTTAGGATTAACATGTCCTCCACCGAAGTCCAGAGGGGTGCCAGCAACTCCAGTGATGATGTCCATGATTGGATTATTTGCATTGTCAAGAATATCGGCAGTCGTCATCATTACGGAGCGGATTGCAGCAGGACTGCAGTCCTTGTGTGCAGCTTTCAGCAATTCAGCTATGCCTACTATGTGAGGGGATGTGCCGGAAACAAGTGCATAATCTGTAAGCAAAAAGTCATCTCCAATTGATGCACTAGCCCTGTTGGGCGCCCATGCACCCCATACATCAACACCAGGAGACAAGATATCAGGTTTTAGGATCCATGGTGCATGGGGAACAGGCCCTCGTGAAGAAAAATCTGCTACCTGAGGAGCTGGTTTTGTTCCAAGCAAGGTTACCTGGAACTTAATGCTGACGGTAGGATTTCTAGATTTTATGATGTAATTTTTCACCAAATCTCCATCCCTCGGGTTTAGTGTTACAAATGGCTTGTCAAAGTCTTTTTAACTCGTAGAAACTGCCCAGAATCAGAACTGAAGATGGCTCCGGCAGCTCCAATCCTATACATCTCGAACAATTGTTGGAACACTGATATTTCATCATTGAAGTCACAGAAGATGTATTTTCCTTTAACATCATCTGGATTCAGGGTATAAGAGTCGCAAATTTCCTTGCTTATATTACCGTGACAATAATAAATAGGAACCCTGTCTGCTAGCAGATTTTGTGGATAGACTGATTTTCCAACTACTAGAATTTTTCCATGTCTATGGTGCCTGCTCCCACCGTGGTGATCCAAGGAGCTCCATTGAGGATAGTGTAGGC contains:
- the LOC113762295 gene encoding uncharacterized protein LOC113762295; the encoded protein is MENPSTSTMVISSESLEQTGKLVANAYTSAPQLPLQQSRNSSQGPVAILWDIENCPVPSDVRPEDVAINIRMALRVHPVIRGAVTLFSAYGDFNAFPRRLREGCQRTGVKLTDVPNGRKDAADKAILVDMFLFALDNPPPSSIMLISGDVDFAPALHILGQRGYTVILVIPSGVGVSSALSNAGSFVWDWPSVARGEGFLPSAKTFTPPRGNPADVAAFLVGCHRNDNADCQNEEEAIVYRGISQRFYNTWDFSMVSQSLGEYNSNSISIPGFPTTLRSHSLPSGFNEVLAGNLAPCNQNDLVWVQPGDLNGLKGQLVKLLQLSGGCLPLPRVPAEYQKIYGRPLYVSQYGSCKLVNLLKKMADTLVIEGKGQKKLVCLRNSRGGQCAPPVVLAKKERNGKGAQEDNADVVAVAGSSDECSEEERVVIEQDERTGDKCSSGMAAHSQMNNQSLEKFKYELQEILVSYSCRVFLGCFEAIYEQRYKRQLEYQNFGVSELGELLEKVKDVVVLQEEPVSKRKFLVAIGG